The Nymphaea colorata isolate Beijing-Zhang1983 chromosome 5, ASM883128v2, whole genome shotgun sequence DNA segment TTATGAAGAAgaggggcggagctaggatttttgtTAGGGGTGGGCCAAACGCTCTAAcgaaatatattatattacattatattatataatattatatatatatatatatatatatatatatatatatatatatatatatatatatatatatatatatatatatatatatatatatatatatatataataactgTTTGTAACATTAGCACAAAGCGCGATCTGTTCTTAGTAGATAAGGTGCTCTAATTCTGTTACAGTGATGTAAGTGTGAACATTGAGCATAAAATGGACTTACAAATATTGCAACTCAAaatataacaaacaaaatacaTTTATAAActcaaaaacctaaaaaataaatgttacttacctaaaacaaaCAGTTTTATATTCTTTCCATGTAACACAATCAGTTTTTGCctccattttttattgaaaatagttacatatcatcattcattcacatgcacaaaGGAACATGAAATTTAAACACGAAAAccctgaaatttaaaatagacaataagatttAAATATATCGAAGTAATCGAACTCGAAACATATCGAAAAACTAAAGGAACCAGAGTCCTATATGTTCAACAGATCAGATCTAGAGGATGCAAGATTGCATTCTACAGACATTTTCTTCATTACCAGCAGACTATCAACTATGTCGGGGTTTCTTCTCTTGAATCATATGAATTAAAGCTTTAAGAGTGCGCCAAAACAAGGTTGAATTAGCAATTAGgtttattaactataacatgcaccttttttccaaaatcaaagcGGGGTTAAGGCCCCTTCCAGCGCTCCTTTATTCAGCCTCTGGATAACACTCCTAAACAACTTAATTAGTTTTATGAcatgataaaaataatttttgcttACAAAAGTGTGGGAGGCAGGTTATTAAGGTTCTTTATGAAAATCAGGTGTTCTCAAAACCGAGTTTTAGTATACCCAGTTTTAATGTTATCTGAATGCACATGAAATGATTAGTTGAAGGCAAAACTaggttttgcttccaaaacctggttttaaatTATGGTCAAAAGTCATTCAATTACTATAAGAGTTAAGAACCCATCCGTCCTGGTATGATGATTGCATACATGAATATCTTAATTGTATATACccaaataaaactaaaaatgaacaGAGAAATAgatcaaaacaagcaaaacaatTTTATCCGCAACAATGACAAAAAGCGAGTAGGCAACAAGGCATTACCCAGTTTTGCTTACTCTCTGCGCTGTGGGCcagggagggagggagcgagCGATAGAGAGACAACAGGTGCAAGCAAAAGAGAGGGTGGGGCCAGCAATGGCCTGCGTGTGGACCAGGGATGCAGAGACAGGGCAAGGGAGAGACGGGGCAGGGGCTGGCTCTCGCTGTGGTTCAAAGAGGAAGGGAGCGAGCAAGGGAGACTCATAAAGGACCCGAGAGAGAGGGGCGGCCGGCGAGGGTGGGTAGGGCCAGAGAGAGGGCTCGAGAGAGAGGGTACGGCGAGACGAGAGGGCTAGAGAGAAAGGGCGCGAGAGAGAGGGTACGGTGAGAGGAGAGGGCTAGAGAGAAAGGGCGCGAGGGAGAGGCTGGGGCGAGACGAGAGGGCTAGAGAGAAAGGGCGCAAGGGAGAGGGTAGGGCGagatgagagggagagggtaGGGCGAGACGAGAGGGCTAGAGAGAAAGGGCCCGAGGGAGAGGGTAGGGCGAGACGAGAGGGAGAGGATAGGGCCAAAGAGAGAGGATAGGGCCAGAGAGAGGGTAGGGCCAGGCAAGAGAGAGGGTCAGGCCAAACtaacacttttttattttttaaatgtaatttttttttttgccatgggctggggtagggccatggccccggccctcccctccctccaccACTGATGAAGAATACAAGCTGTACAATTTTGACTTGGGTGTCAACTGGATATTGCACATGATTTTAAAAATTGGAAATATTCCCTTCAACAAAGCAAATATTCGTTCTAGTGTAGTATATAAAGATGAATGTCTATagttgaataatttataattatTTTGGATTGGTCATGCACCAAAGTCGTTGTATTCAGATAAATgataatgatattgatgataaAGAGTAAAAAAACCTACAGTATTAGCATATTCAACTTCAGCCAGATAATATTTTCCTACAAAAgtaaagttatttttaattattataaaTGACAGATTATAAATCATATGACTTATTTAAGGTTCAAACCTCACTGAGGTGCCTGTAAAGGATTATGTCCATCATACAATGCACCATATAACAATTTTGCATTTGTTGCACTTCCTTTTCAACCAGCACGGATATAATGGAACACATATCGAAGCCCACAATAGCAAGAACATTTTGTGATAGAAAAGTCTTTTTGTTTCTCCAATGACATTAAATCTCTATTCTAACATTAAATCTCTATTCTAACGTATATAGGAATATGGGTCCCATCTATTGCTTCCAAACAATTCTatcattaaaaaacattaattatataaaaagacattatttagCAAATTAAACATTGCATGTTTAATTGCCTTAAAATATGGGTAAAAACATGGTTCTCCTCCTCTAATCTTTAGAGGGCCTCATATATTCATGGACAATGAAAACTAATTTTGGTAAAATTAAGTTTAAGCATTTGCTGGCTATTTCTACTCAATGTTGAAAATCATGTTGAATTCTTTGATTTCATAAATGATGCTCCATAATTAGcaaaaatataacaagttatTCTTCGTCTGATATATGACATAAATCACTTATTAATCCTCTAACTTGAAATATCTCACACAATCTTATGTaagtttcatgttttattcGCAAAAGATCGTAAGAGTTATGTGGGTAACCATAAATACAATCATAGACAAATCGTCGACCAATATTTCTCCTATGATGGACAATGATGCTATGTTGTAGTTGTCTCATGCAAATAAGTACAATAACTATTGTCGCTTGAAAAATAATCATTTCTTGCACACAAGTTCTCATTCCTACTAATTACATATGAGAAATCAATAATAAATGATCCATAAACTtagtaaataaacaaaatattacTATAAAGTCAACTTACATAAAAGATGTTAATCATAACATAAATTAATATACATaagataaaaggaaaacatattaaCTCAATTTACATAAACCAATATACTAAAAAAACTAGCATAAATATCATAACACAATTACTCACTCTACATGATTAATAGAAATTATACCTAAAAGTGcataaaacaaataatatggaatcaaaaaatgaaatatcaaactaacaaaattaactttagcatgtgtaataaaaaaataaacgtACCTAATATCCTCTAATTTTTGCAATGCAACCACTCAGTCTTCAACTATGGTTGACCACGAAAGAATGTGGTTGCTTGTTGTGAAtctgacaaaaataaaatagctTTCATAAAAGTATATGAAACAATTCCACCATTTCTAAATAACTCAGATACAATGCCACTAGCTTGTTTTGTCAAACGATATAGAGTATCAACATTAAAAGCTTGTACTTGTTAATTAGACTACTTATCACATCACAGATCGAAGCATCTCGTGATGACTTTCTCTTCCTACATGTTCTCATTGATGATGAAGGTTGGTCGCCTAATGAGTTACTGGTAGAATCGTCAAAGTTATTTGCTTGAGATACTTCCTCATCTAATGGAATAATAGGTGGAACTTCTGTTGATAGTATTAGTATATTTGAATATGCATTTCTATGATTAACCATAACAGTACATTTACCCCATATTTTTGGGGCatactcataaaattttcatgtagaTGGCCTTTTGTACTTCTTTCTATCTGCTTATCTTTTTACATAGTCACCCCACATATTATTGTGAGCTAAGACCACCTTATTGTCTTCATAGCATCCAAATCCACTAACACATTTCACTCATAACAGTTATATTTGGTCTAGCAcactttaatttgttttttattttttctaccaTATATTCCTCACCATATTTTCTTATCATCGATCTCTCAACTTCCTTCATGACTACATCTCCCTCCATTAATTTTTACATTGAGAATATGAGATTGTTCTAATAagcaatcaaattaaaattgttCTTGCTCATCACTCCACACTagtctttttgtctttttcaattGTACTTTTATTGTCTCCCATTACTATATAAATTTAATATTGCATGTATTAGAAAAATAAGTATATCACCTCAAACACAACAAGTTACCATCATCAATAAAACgaacatacaaaaaaatataGACAATGCATTTGTGAAATTGTCTATTATAAGATATGCATATAACATAGATAGCTTGAAAATCCTTTATACACAAAGTCAACTATAAAAGTGCAAATTAATATAagtaaaagaaagggaaaaatgaGTGCCAAAAGTTGAAATTTGGACTTGCTTAGcactagaagaagaaaaaatagcaaGCAAATAAAAGATTCCAACTTACACTAGTATATAAAAGCCCGTGGCCCTTTTCTTGGCCCGAGCTGGACCTGATGCCTACACTTTCTCACCAAGGATGCCTCTTCTTCTATATACGTAACTTAGATGTTGACCTAGTAAGAGGGTCATTGTAGATTTTTTTAACCCCTTATATACGTAACTTGGGTGCTTATTACAGTAGGCTTCAACAGAGGCCTAAGCTATTGTCCCTGAGTTTGATCCTACTGCCTTCTAAAATATGCATGACACCAACTCAACAGGTGCTTTAGTCAAGATATGCATTGGTGCTTGCTTGTGTACATTGGATGTTCAATTCCTTATTTTAGCCTATTACATTGGTGCGTTAAGCCTAAATCCTGccttttccattcttttaaaGGGAgtaggtagggatgtcaacaatCAGATTTGAATAAGCTATATCCTTCACCGTATCTGTTTTTCCGAATATTTGTATATTCAGATtcacatttggatttgaatacaaacataggaaagtcatatctgaatctggaattcgatttcacaatctaaatGTGACCCGAATCTGATTGGCCATTTTTAAAAATGCAAGAgtattagatataggatctttgtttcaaaataaatctgatccgaatccaattgGGTGTTTATGTATGATCCGATCCGATGTTATTTATTAAATTCGAATATAATTCGATTTCTTAAATATCAGATATTAAAGGTTTttgtcatatttgatttttcaaaacaatttagTCAGGTGTTTGATCTAAATTGGATACACTGATATCCTTAGGAGCAGGGGCAAAGATAAAGGGGgttggcaggggccatggcacCCCcacttttgttttgaaaaaaaaaaaatttacagattaaaatattaaaaaatgtgtttggaCCATAGAACTTTTGAAAAGTAGATGTTGgccctaataaaaaaaaattcaaaaaattatgtttACTATGTCATGTAACCggtttccacaaaaaaaaatcctaactccgCCCTCGATGAAGATGTTGGCAACATGGTAAGGCTCAGGCGACAACATTTCGAACCTTCACACCTTCCTAGAAAGCGATTAGTGAGTATAGTGTTGCCCTTACCATTGGCTCGCCTGACACTCATATAGGTTTGCATGGGCCCTAGCCCcacctcatttttttaaaaaatttacatgttactttaaaaaaattcatataaattttaattttgagaaatgatatttcaaccttaattaaaatttaaaaactttagtgCTAGTTCTGTCCTTCCCACCACATCATTGACATTGCTGTCACCCTTGTCCAGACTAGGCAGTTTCACCCCCACCTTAGCTGTCCAAAGGGGACAACCTGTCCTTGCCATCAGAGGAGCGagccatttttttattttctctaaatTGAATTaaagggataatttcatcatctagataaaatttttaatatttgtcGAATACAGATTGTTTGGAGAAATAGGAGGAAACTAGAGAACTTCTGTGATGTTTCCAAATAAGCAGGCGGTGATAGTCGATCGCTCATTTGTCGAGCTGCGATTTACAATTtcttagaattaaaaaaaaaaataaaattgtttaaAGATGAGATGCATCTATTAGCGACAGCTAAACGCAGGACTGACGATTACGAGCCTGTCAACAAggctttcttccttttcttagaaaagattgaaaaaaaaaaaagactgaagataaaaagttgaatttgcaccaaaaaaaaaaagaatcaagaaTATGCTAGAAGAAAATATCTAACATAATAATAGATGTCAAAGATGAGCATAAAGCCAGGTGGCCTCGATCCCGACTTTTTGGAAAGCGCGTATCGCATCTTCGAGCTGCATAAACTGCGACGCAGGGTGCACCTCAGGGGTGCGAATACGACGGCCGAAACCGATACAACTTGGATCGTAGAAGCACCTCCAGCCGTAGATGCCAGCGCCATTCCAGTCTAACATGACGTAGAAAATGGAGATTGTGCTTTTATAATGGTTCTAACCAGATCCAAGCTTCAATGATGTCATCAAAACCCCATTTTTTACGGACAAAAAGTCTCAAAGTGTCAATCATTCCATTTATACTTTAGAAGGTGTCTTTGGCTTCTCCACGGGGGAAATGAATGTACTCTTTGTAGACGATCAGACTCGTCAGATTCAACCTTCCAACATTTTTTCTGCAACTTCACCGTTGCCACGCCTTATCAGTTATCGGCAATAAATGGGTGGCGATTCTGGCAGGCATGTGGATGTGATGCcgtaaaaggagaaaaaataaccGACGAAGGAAGGACGTTGACGATGCTGAGGTAGATTGCGGGGTCTCATTCAGCTCCTTCATCGGTTCTTGGACGGTTTCTGGGGAGGGAGACGAGAAGGGGTTCTGCCTCTCCGTCTCCGGTTCCTTTCGTTAGTCGCGGaaggcaggagagagagagagagagatcatccTCTTGATTGCGAAGGAAGGAATATAATATTATCTGTCCAACGACGAAAAGCAGCGTCGGCAAGATAGTGAGGGGAACGATCCTCTTTATTGTGAAGAAAGGAATGTAACATTGCCCCGTGCAACGATGAAACGCCGCGTCagcaagtgagagagagagagagagagagaggtaatgGTGGAGGTGGTCTGATTGGAGATAGTTAAGAAGGAGACTCCGGATAAAGTCTTAAACGATCGCCACCAATCTGACAGATACGCGTCTCTGCTCTCCTTTGGCTGAGAGTATCTGTCCATCTCCTTCGCAGTGTCTACTCGTCCTTACGGTCCTTCAGGGCAGGAaggcagggagagagagagagacagagagagagagagagagagaggaggaggagggggtgCTGAAGAAGAATGGGGAGTTACAGGATGTGCGGGTGTTTCACGAGGAAGTTCAGCGCAGGGGAGGTGCGACCACCGGACGAGGTCAAGGATCTGTTCAATCGCTACGCTGATGCCGGCGCAAACGCGATGACCGCTGAAGGCCTCCGGCGGTTCCTGGTGGAGGTCCAGAAGGAAGAGGAGGCGGAAGGGAAAACGAAAGCTGGGACGATCATCGACCAGATCCAACAACAGAGAAAGTGGCCGCTGCCCAAGTCGCGTCACCCCCATCTTTCCTTAGATGAATTCTACCACTTTCTTTTCTCCCCCGATCTCAACCCCCCTCTGAAAACTGAGGTATATACACAGGTCTCCCAtgtcctcctttcttctttttcttcccaaTCGTTTGACTCTTTAAAATTTCCCTTCTCTTGATTAAATATTTCGTATGCTTCACGTTCGGAACTCAAGAATCTCAGTGAACCATAGACATTAAACATCACTATCCTTATAGATGGTTCATTACCTTGCTCCAAATCATTCTGCAATGttagttttttctttgatgTGTCACCCTGAACTACTTAGGGATATCATGCTCAGTGGATTAGAAGGCCAATTCTGACCATATTTCCGTTTAGCTGATTTTCTTACATTGATATTATATTTTGCAAGTCCAGAAAAGTAATCACTGTCATTGACCATATACTATGGAATGCTGATGCTCTTTGTTTTATGCTGCTTTTCAGGTTCATCATGACATGACTGCTCCCTTGTCTCACTATTACATATTCACTGGTCATAATTCCTATTTGACTGGAAACCAGTTAAATAGTGAGTGTAGTGATCGTCCCATTATAGAAGCATTGAAGCGAGGTGTACGAGTGATTGAACTAGATCTGTGGCCTAATTCCAAGAAAGACAACATCCTTGTTCTTCACGGAAGGTCTGGAGCTGTTTTGATATGCTTTTACGATCCTTCTctgttaattttctttcaatcagGGTAGAGGTATAAAACTATCCCTTGCAAAAGATTGTTTCTGTTGAAAATGCTGTTTGGATTCTGAGTCGGTGGTATAGACATCAAGGATAAAGTTAACAAGTCAATGGTAAAAATATTTATGCTTTCCATTTTCCTGTAATTTGTTTCATGTTGGCGTTAGGGGAGCTGTTCTTTTTTATCGTCATTGGCTGCCCAAAATTAGCTCGTGAAGGCACAAAAAATAGTATAACAGCTCATGTatgatgtttcttttaattataAAGTATGCGCTTCTTGAAACAAAGTTGGAGACTTGAGGTCCAATTTTCAATATAGTGCcaaacctttttcttctttttcgtgATTCCTGAGTTGTGAAGAAGCAATTTTGTAACAGACATGTAAACAAATAAATGAGTGTAATGTCATTTTACTGATTTTTCGATCTGTCGAAAAGTCATGTTTTGAGCTGATGTTTCAACAAATAAATCAGGGTGTAATAGTACACTTTATTCCAACAATATACAAAATCCTTATGGTATGTAAAGAATTATTCTTTTgtcctccgcctctccttctttAACCTCTTTGTGTAATAATTTCTTATTCTAATTtccaaaaactcatttttttcatctttagaAAGACTATCTGCAACTAGATTGGATGGAAATTTGCCATATTGAGCTCCATCCAACCTGgtcccctttttcattttcctcttttattcTTATTGTTTCCACTAATTCCTACATACAGCTGTAGGCTGTAGGAGTATATACTGATATATGAATACACATTATTTTCTGCAGTTCTTGGTCAATCTGGATGCAAATGGGGGGAAATTAACCATGTTATCTACGCCACCCCGTCACCTGTTTCCTTTTGTTAACTGATTATGATTGCTTGCACTAACTCCTATATATAGCGTATCCAGCAGGTAAGGGTTTGGTGTCCATGAGAATGTGCTGCTAGCTGGCTATTTCAATCTTTAGGGGCATAGGAAGTATTTCATCAAGGGGTCTTGATTCATCTCGTTCTTTTGCCAGTCTCCCTCCTTATATCAAAGAAACTAAATTCAAGTTGGGATTATTGAGTGAATGGGGATGGGAATTACTAGACTTTTATGGTTTTTTAGATCCACTAAGTTGCTTGTTTTGCGAGGCTTTAGGTTAGTTGTGGTATGAATTTGAAGAGGATTTGGTCTTTGCTTGGCAAAGCTCAAGCTATGAAAAATCAAAGTGGCCCATCAGTAAAGTAGCAGTATTTAAGTGAAAACAACTCGCAGCATAGTTTTATACTCAACAGCAGGTACTAGTCATGTTTTAACAAGCTCAGGTCATCCCTGTGCTAGTCAACTGACTCTGCTGAAGCTTGGCCTTCTTGCATAGATGAGTTGAGTCCAAGATCAAGCTTTGTAGTATGACCCACAGGCTGCGTGGCTGGATTAGTTAATAAATATGTGAATGCAATTTAGTATTTTTCTTGAGGTTTGTGGATATTGGcattcttgaaatattttctattaatttttcatgtgaattAATGAATGCAAGTCAATTTCTTAGTTGGATTATTTATTCTTGTATTCAATTAAAATGATAGTGATCTCATTTTCCTCTAATCTAGGACTTTGACAACCCCAGTGGAACTTATCAAATGTCTGAAATCCATTAAGGAATATGCTTTTTCTGCTTCACCGTATCCTGTCATAGTAACCCTTGAGGACCACCTTACAGCAGACCTCCAGGCCAAAGTAGCTCAGGTGACGTTATATTTTTTGGGTCATTTTCAGGGCTGTGCTTCCTTCCATATGATGGTCTTCCCAATTTACTTAAGGCTGCTtgctttgttatttttcttaaacAATTTGTTGCAGATGGTTACTGAAACATTTGGTGATATGTTATTTTACCCTGAATCTGGATCTTTACAAAAATTTCCTTCACCTGAATCCATGAAGAATCGGATTCTGGTATCAACCAAGCCACCAAAAGAATATTTGGAAGCTAGCAGTTTCAAGGATAATGGATCACaatcacaaaaaggaaaagagacaGATGAAGATTCTTGGGGGAAGGAGGTTCCAGATGTTaaggaagaaattgaatctGATGCTAAGGTGCTTTGCTTGATTTATTTGATTCTTTCCCCCTTTTCATTGATCACATTTTGATGGTAGCATACTTATGTTTTCATGGACTTCCAATACAATGTCAGGAAGACGTGGATACATTTCAGCTGCATCCTGATGGGGATGATGAATATGATGACAACAAGCTCAACCAAGGGTTGCATAAAGGTGTCTCTGAGTACAGACGCATCATTACCATTCATGCAGGGAAGTTGAAAGGAGGGATGAAAAACTGGTTAAAAGTTGAAGAGAATGTTGTCAGGCGTCTTAGCTTAAGCGAGCAAGAACTTGCAAAAGCTATAGCCACTCACCCAGGCGACCTGGTCAGGTAAACCTTATTCAAATGTCAAATGAAGTTTCTTCAGAATAATACTCTGTTAATTCTATTTCTTGGTGTTACTCTATTCAAGGAAATGCAGCACGAAGATCTTCAATAGTTGCTTcttattatgtatataatacTTGCCATTTCAAacctttctttttgtatcaATTTTACTCAGTTTCTTGTGATTTattacagaagaaaaaaaattccagacTCCTTTACTGGAATTCTCTTTCAGGTGTTGCTTATATATCCTGTTATccttataattttatttatcttagGTTTACCCAGCACAATTTACTGAGAGTATACCCAAAAGGCATTCGTGTTGACTCCTCAAACTACAATCCTCTAATTGGATGGATGTATGGAGCTCAACTAGTTGCTTTTAATATGCAGGTGAGTTTTCAACTTGCTTCCTATTGTTTTTTAACATTGGTATTTTCCTTGTACTTTTCTTTACTACCTTTGTTGATAAATAATGTGTTGACTCCTTGAAATCTAACAAATATTTTCCCATCAACTGCTCCCTATGTTTTCTTCCTATATTACCTTGGCCTTATAACTAGAAAATGCAAATATTGAGATGATGGCATGAACAACTCAGAGCTATACTAATTGGAGTATTTAGTGCCAGAACCATGTCACTTGCATGTAGGATGTGGTTTGGACCTGGATACAGATATAGACCAGCTTTTAGGGATTTAAGGCATATAAGAGTAGGATATGGTCATGCAAAAATGACAAACAATCTATTCATGAATTATATGGAGCTGTTAGCCTATTACAGTAATGCAAATGCATAAGATGGATaacaataagaaaaactaaACGAACTCATGTTATTCAATTAAGGGAACACACACACCCACGTAGAGGCACAATGGCAGCCTATTGCTATACACATGCCAAGAGTCACATGGACATGCATGGACACCTGGTGGTCATGGgggaaataaagtaaagaacacaaaaaaggaaaaagaatgaaaacctGGTTGTATCCAGATTTGCtttcttttgagagagagagagagagagagagagagagagagagagagagagtctgctTGCTTGAGTCGTAGTCAACCATCATCCTTGGTTGGCCTGACATTTAAATAGAACATGATACTCACCTGCCCATATCTCAAACATACATCTTTGGAACCAATTTAATGACTCCCACTCTGTGATGGCTGATATAGTTGGCTATGTTCTTGAATCCTGAAAACATATTCTACATACAAAGCTAATAACAAATGAATCCAAGTTTCCAACAAAATTTGTTTGATTATAGtgtctgtctttttttttcccctttgtaGGGGTATGGCAGGTCATTGTGGATGATGCATGGATTTTTTAAAGCAAATGGAAGCTGTGGGTATCTTaaaaaacctgattttttgTTGAACAATGGTGGTGCAACATTTGATCCACAAGCAAAGCTCCCAGTGAAGAAGACACTTAAGGTAAATATTCACCAATTAAGAGTTATTGATGATCCATTAATTTTGTCTAGATAATTTTGTTTATACCTGTAATTCCTTTGATGTTGTTAACCAGGTGATGGTCTACATGGGGGATGGATGGAACTTAGATTTCAAGAAAACACATTTTGACACATATTCTCCACCTGATTTCTATACAAGGGTATGAATCTTTCTATCTTATTGAAGTTTGAATCTTGGGGTTCATTTTTACTGAGGTAGTACAACTacttttttcatgattttctcatgatatcaaataagaaaaatagaGAACCTAATGCTTTTGCACTTCATAGAAAAGTATGGCACTACAAT contains these protein-coding regions:
- the LOC116254149 gene encoding phosphoinositide phospholipase C 2-like, giving the protein MGSYRMCGCFTRKFSAGEVRPPDEVKDLFNRYADAGANAMTAEGLRRFLVEVQKEEEAEGKTKAGTIIDQIQQQRKWPLPKSRHPHLSLDEFYHFLFSPDLNPPLKTEVHHDMTAPLSHYYIFTGHNSYLTGNQLNSECSDRPIIEALKRGVRVIELDLWPNSKKDNILVLHGRTLTTPVELIKCLKSIKEYAFSASPYPVIVTLEDHLTADLQAKVAQMVTETFGDMLFYPESGSLQKFPSPESMKNRILVSTKPPKEYLEASSFKDNGSQSQKGKETDEDSWGKEVPDVKEEIESDAKEDVDTFQLHPDGDDEYDDNKLNQGLHKGVSEYRRIITIHAGKLKGGMKNWLKVEENVVRRLSLSEQELAKAIATHPGDLVRFTQHNLLRVYPKGIRVDSSNYNPLIGWMYGAQLVAFNMQGYGRSLWMMHGFFKANGSCGYLKKPDFLLNNGGATFDPQAKLPVKKTLKVMVYMGDGWNLDFKKTHFDTYSPPDFYTRVGIAGVPADTIMKKTRTIEDNWSPSWNEEFQFPLTVPELALLRIEVHEYDMSEKDDFGGQACFPISELQTGIRAVPLFDKKGEKFRSVKLLMRFELS